In Pan troglodytes isolate AG18354 chromosome 5, NHGRI_mPanTro3-v2.0_pri, whole genome shotgun sequence, the sequence CCAGGTGTCCAGATCCCTTCCCCCAGCTCGCCGACCCAGGGCGGTGGCCCGTGACTCAGGCCCCTCGTGGGACTTTGGGAGGAAGCGGCAGCTGCTCCGAGCGGGGCCCGCCCTTCCCATCTCCTGCCGCTCCTCCCTACGCTTTTGCCTTCTCATCTGGGTCTGTAGGTCCAGCCTCTGAAGTCCTTTGTTTTGCGGGGTCGAGGGCAACCGCCAGGCTGTGGGGGGCTTTGTGGATGGGCGGCAGGAGAGGCGCTCAGAAGCCAGAGGTTTTGGAAGCTCCCTCCCCTACCAGAGCTGCTGCCCCGACTCTTTCTAGCTTCAACCTGTCTCCCTTGGGTCTACAGGTCGGCTGCCGGGAAAAAGGGGATTTGAAGGAATGGGAATGGGGACCCGGCCGCTCTGGCAAAGTGGGGGCGGGTCTGCGGGGGTGGCCGAACCCCAGCGGTTGCCAGAGAGCGTGGTGGCTGCCCAGACTCCAGTTCGGTGCTCCCAGGCTCCCTCTGGCTTTCTTTCCCAAACTCAGCCCTGTAGCTTGGGAGACACTGACAGACTgcatgccatatgtagaaaaaggCTGACTTTTATTTTCCTGCAGAGCATCTTCCTCGGGAGAGCAGGGAGCCCCAAGTCATCGAGTTAAGAGCAGGAGAATCCCCTTGACTAGGTTGGGGTCTGAGCCCAGAGGCAGGGCCTAAGGAGGTGCAGAGACTAGGGCCGGGAGTGGTGAGGCAAGGTTGGGGCCTGGAGGGACAGCTATGACCGTTGAACTTGCAGACCCTGGTCCACCTTCTTGGAGTGGAAGCCAGCGGTGCAGAAGGGGACCCCTGAGGCGCAGAGGCAAGTAACAGTGCCAGGGGAGTGGTCAGGGCAGATCCTTTCCTTCTCAGGAGGCTGTTGAGGGGGAGAGTGTCATGCTCTAAACAGTGAAGGGACAGATGACTTCCATACCCCACTCTTCCTTGCTGGTGAGAAGTGGaccttggagttcagtggctgaAACTCAGAATTTAGGGTATGGAGCTGGACCCAGAGAATAAAGTCTCAAGTAGTAGAAGGGGCAGCTCCTTCAGTCCATGGATTTGGGCCTCTGGCATGAAGCAGCCAGGGCTTGGATGTTAAGGATTTAGAATTCAGGGGGAGAGGAAGAACAGGGCTTGTAACCAGAGTGAGCTCCTCACTCTGCCTCCCCATCCTGGGGCCGAGAGAGCAGGTGGAGTTTTCTTTGTAGCTGGGCCCGGAGGTAGCGGAGGTCTTGCTGATCAAGCCCGTGAGCCAGGCCCAGGTAGAGGGTAAGGAGGAAAGCAAGGAGGAGACGGTCCGTGCCCAGGGTAGGCACCACCCACAGCACTGTCAGCAGCTCCACACACACTGGGTGGCGCAGGTGGGAGAAGAGTCTGAGAGCCCGGGGAGACTTCAGGGCCAGAGGCTCGCCCAGCCCCAGCACATGGTAGTATACCTAAGAGAGGGAGAAGAGCTTAGAAATGGAGTCAAGCCCTTTTCTCATCTTGGGcacttctttcctcctcttccaggCACCACCCTTCTAGAACTCAGGCCCAGGAACCCCCCTTCTGAGACTTGGACCCCTGATCCTGACTTCTGATCCATGTACCTTCCCCAGGCCCAGGAGGCCCATGCTTGCTGCCCTTACGAGGGAAAGTCAAAGGGAAGGGCCACGAGGGAGAAGCAAGGAGACAGTAGAAGAGCATGGGAGGAGGGAAACCCTTGAAAGGGAACGAGGAGGAGTTCTGAAACGGGTCAGAGGTCATAGGTAGGGATCTCGGAGCCTCACCTGTTTGAGGCCCATGAGCTCAGCATAGTCAAAGACGAGAAGGATGCTAAAGATGAGGAGCCAGGAGATGACATGGAGCACAAAGCAGAGGAGGGGCACCCAGGTGGCCCATGGCTCAGCCCGAGCCTCCCACAACACAGGGCCTTTGGGTATGGGCTCCCAGTACCGCATCACCAGCTGTGGAAGGATAAGGGGCTGGGTATCCCAGTGGCCTAGTCTGCCCGACCTTGGGAGACCCAGACCCAGATCTGCCCCCACCACAGGCTAGCCTGCAACtctcccccacctctctcctAAGCATCACCACCAAATATTCACCATGTGGAGGGTGCGTGCTGGGTGAGGTCCCAAAGATGTAAGGATGGCCTGTCTCTACCCTGAGAACTTATAGAATAGATGGGGTGACCTTATAGCTACACAAAGTAGTAGCCTGTGCCAACcacccaattaaaagacagacaagGCCTTCTCTTCAGACCTAGGGAAGTGGTTTTGAAGAAAGGGTAGGACTGAAGAGAAGGGATCTCAAGCAGGACATAAACAAAGTTGCAGAGGTGAGAACCATATCTTGTGCTTAGGGAAGGACAAGTACACCCTTCTTGATAAAAAGTAGGATGTGTGCTGTGGAGGAATGGAAGCTGAGATTAGTTCCTCAATTCTCCTCCTGAACCCATATTTTGCCCCTCCAATCCAGGGCACCCCTCCCACACTTGGTCTCCCTTGGGGACTCAACTGCCAGGATTTCATACCTGCAAGGCCAGGGCCTCATACCTGCAAGGCCAGGGCAGTGCAGGCCACATACAGTGACCTCTGAAGGACCCCAAAGTACCGGGATGTCCATGCCTTCACTCTTTCAGCTGCCATGAGGCTGTGCTGCCCAACAAATAGAAGCAGGAGCCCCAGATCCCATGCCAGGGGGGCAAGGATGCTGCGGTCCTGCAGGGCAGCCAGCCATCCCTGGCGGGCATCTACAGGAAGTTGagggaaaaagagacaaaagatcGAAACAGTGGCAGAATGTTTCCCCCACCCTCATCTCCTCTTGGATCCCCAGGCCGTGTCCCTTACTGCTTTCAAGAGCCTTAATGCTTCCTCTCTAGGCTGTGCCCATCTCACTTTTCCATCCCTAGTTTCTGCCCTCTTCCCTAGGCCTCCTGCAAACCTGGGGAAGAGGATTTATAGAACAACGCATGTTAGGCAGTTGCAaaaagcatggctggagaggccacGCTGGATTGCCCCTCTTACTTCGGTTCTCCAAATGCTCCTTCTTTTTAACACTCTCCTTTCAACAGTCCTCTCTACAAAACACTTTACTTAGAATACTCCGGTTACCGCCCTTTTCGGCTCCCTCAGTCCTCACTCTCCCGCCTCTCCAAAACTCTAATCCTTGAGTTCCTAATTTAGAACTCAGGTCTCCCTCCCCTGTAGCTTCTCGGCCGCTTTCAAGGTTCGAGTTCCCTCTCTTGGACTTCCCCTGTCATTTGTTTCCAAGCCCCGCCCTCAATCCCTCTCCTACGGCTCCACCTTCCTCCTCCCAGTTCATCCTCGATCCCTCCCGCTCACCCGGACCACCAGACTCCGGGATCCCTCCAAGAAGTGGCCGAAGGGAGGTAAAGCGCACGAACTCCACTCCGGTGCCAAAGGCCAGGATGAAAGAGGCGAGGGCAGCAGGGACCAGGAGCAGTGCAGGGGCCATGGCGAGAAATGGAGGGGTGGGGAAAGGGGCGGGGTCGGGATTCCCGCTGCCACAGGCCCCGcccgcggccccgcccccggccgaATCCAGTCCAGGAGGGCGGGGCTCCTGCACGCCACCGCCAGGCTTCCGGCCCGCCTGGCGCAGCCTTCCCCACCCAGCTGTGGATCCGTCCTGGGATGCGTGTCCCGGCCTGCTGTCTCTCCGTCACAGAAGGGAATGTTAGAATCCCGAGAGAGAGCTGTTAAGGGCAGCGGCTCTGCAGCCGCTCACGTGGGTTGAATCTCAGCTCGTCTAGTTTTCCCATCTAAAATGAAAAGTTACTGTTTTAccacaaaataaattaatgtatggAATACATTGTACAGAATACAATGTACAGAATAAATTCTGTAACTTACTATAAAGTTGAGTTGTTGACTGGCCAGTTGCTAAGAATGGCAAATAACTTCTCTGTAAATACTGAAAGGTTTGTTGTAATAGTGCCAGAGATTGTTGATTAGTAACCACGagagtaaaaatgttaaaatatttgtgaTAGTAACCTTTGTCAGAATTAAAGATCATGCAGCTAAGGACCTTGTCACAGTAGACGTACACATAGTAGGGACCTTAGATATCATTAGACTAATTCCATCAACTTATAGATAGAAGAAACAGGTCCAGAGAGATAATTGCCTGAGTTAGGAAGCTGCTAATCCTGTAGGCTAAGGGACCAGAAAATTGCTGAGCAGCCTCTCGCAGGCTTTACATTCCttctccgtctcctgggctcagtACTCCCACCCTCCTCTGAATCAATGCTGTTGTATGCTGTACCAGACATCTTATGTTTTCCCTTGAATTCAGTCTCCACCCTGCTTTCTGCTTCAGTAAGTTGTCCCAAATGGACGGTATCAATGAAAGTCACAGTTTTTATTGAGAAAGTCCtctcgccgggcgcggtggctcacgcctgtaatcccagcagtttgggaggccgaggcgggtggatcacgaggtcaggagatcgagaccacggtgaaaccccgtctctactaaaaatacaaaaaaaaaattagccgggcgcggtggcgggcgcttgtagtcacagctactcaggaggctgaggcagaagaatggcgtgaacccgggaggcagagcttgcagtgagccgagatcgcgccactgcactccagcctgggcgacagagcaagactccatgtcaaaaagaaaaaaaaaaaaagaaaagaaaaaaaaaaaaaaaaagaaagtcctctCTACACGACTGCTCTGTCCTCATCTTTTTGAGCTTGGAGGTGATCACAACAGAGCTGTGGGTACTAAGGCACTGCACTATTCTTTCTGATTTCCCTACACCCTGCCTACTTCTTTGTAATTATCACTTTATTAAACTCTCCCCCAAATTATCCTAATTTCACTGTGCTATTCATTTCCTGCTAGGACCATGAATAGAGACACTTACCACACAAAGCAATGTGCTACAAGCTATGGGGTTCATTGGAAGTGTAAGAGGCCagactcggtggctcacgcctgttatcccagcagtttgggaggctgaggtgggtggatcactttagaccaggagctggagaccagaatggccaacgtggtgaaacccca encodes:
- the NRM gene encoding nurim isoform X1, with the translated sequence MAPALLLVPAALASFILAFGTGVEFVRFTSLRPLLGGIPESGGPDARQGWLAALQDRSILAPLAWDLGLLLLFVGQHSLMAAERVKAWTSRYFGVLQRSLYVACTALALQVYYHVLGLGEPLALKSPRALRLFSHLRHPVCVELLTVLWVVPTLGTDRLLLAFLLTLYLGLAHGLDQQDLRYLRAQLQRKLHLLSRPQDGEAE
- the NRM gene encoding nurim gives rise to the protein MAPALLLVPAALASFILAFGTGVEFVRFTSLRPLLGGIPESGGPDARQGWLAALQDRSILAPLAWDLGLLLLFVGQHSLMAAERVKAWTSRYFGVLQRSLYVACTALALQLVMRYWEPIPKGPVLWEARAEPWATWVPLLCFVLHVISWLLIFSILLVFDYAELMGLKQVYYHVLGLGEPLALKSPRALRLFSHLRHPVCVELLTVLWVVPTLGTDRLLLAFLLTLYLGLAHGLDQQDLRYLRAQLQRKLHLLSRPQDGEAE
- the NRM gene encoding nurim isoform X3 — encoded protein: MAPALLLVPAALASFILAFGTGVEFVRFTSLRPLLGGIPESGGPGILPCAGAGRASGPEVSPGSQTLLPPAPPSVCGAADSAVGGAYPGHGPSPPCFPPYPLPGPGSRA
- the NRM gene encoding nurim isoform X2, producing MAPALLLVPAALASFILAFGTGVEFVRFTSLRPLLGGIPESGGPDARQGWLAALQDRSILAPLAWDLGLLLLFVGQHSLMAAERVKAWTSRYFGVLQRSLYVACTALALQV